Proteins encoded within one genomic window of Pseudorasbora parva isolate DD20220531a chromosome 3, ASM2467924v1, whole genome shotgun sequence:
- the LOC137072086 gene encoding transmembrane protein 233: protein MAPGGSQTDVKDSLNGSIDLYHNWFGPSTPRPPLRNYLLLTILTCFCPAYPVNIIALVFSVMSRNSYDQGDYDGSRRLGKMALYVSIASIIIGILIISILFAMHFSTKRV from the exons ATGGCGCCGGGTGGCTCGCAGACGGATGTGAAAGACTCTCTGAACGGGAGTATTGATTTGTATCACAACTGGTTCGGTCCTTCGACCCCACGGCCTCCTCTACGAAATTACCTGCTCCTGACCATCCTCACCTGCTTCTGTCCTGCCTACCCCGTCAACATTATAGCCCTGGTGTTTTCTGTCATG TCCAGAAACAGTTATGATCAGGGAGATTATGATGGTTCGAGGCGTTTAGGGAAGATGGCGCTCTATGTGTCGATCGCCTCCATCATCATCGGCATCCTCATCATCAGCATTTTGTTCGCCATGCATTTCAGCACG AAACGTGTTTAA
- the zgc:73226 gene encoding BCL2/adenovirus E1B 19 kDa protein-interacting protein 3 produces MALSGSQTPDDALHGSWVELEGLVASASQTEGGLGAQDTTASFLQGELERILLEAQLECERSSQTESPPQVVTPRTSGSPKPGSEGSSSTDCVTIQSDENDRRVSAEWVWDWSSRPENLPPKEFVFHHPKQSGSLSVRKTEVMKRGLFSSDVLLILLPSLLASHALTLGLGIYIGKRLASSSTSTL; encoded by the exons ATGGCTCTGTCAGGATCTCAAACACCGGACGATGCTTTGCACG GTTCTTGGGTGGAGCTGGAGGGTCTGGTGGCGTCTGCAAGTCAAACAGAAGGAGGATTAGGAGCACAGGACACCACAGCCTCCTTCCTGCAGGGGGAGCTGGAGAGGATTCTGCTGGAAGCTCAGCTGGAGTGTGAGAGGAGCAGTCAAACAGAAAG TCCTCCGCAGGTCGTGACCCCCAGAACATCTGGATCTCCCAAACCAGGCAGTGAGGGCAGCAGCAGCACAGACTGTGTTACTATACAG TCGGATGAGAATGACAGGCGAGTGAGTGCTGAATGGGTGTGGGATTGGTCCAGTCGGCCAGAAAACCTCCCGCCCAA agaGTTTGTGTTTCATCACCCAAAGCAGTCAGGCTCTCTGAGCGTGAGGAAGACCGAGGTGATGAAGAGGGGTTTGTTTTCCTCAGACGTGCTCCTCATCCTCCTGCCCTCGCTGCTTGCCTCGCATGCTCTGACGCTGGGTCTGGG AATATACATAGGGAAACGGCTGGCATCCTCCTCCACCAGCACGCTGTGA